In Rhizobium gallicum bv. gallicum R602sp, the following proteins share a genomic window:
- a CDS encoding LacI family DNA-binding transcriptional regulator, with amino-acid sequence MSNLKQLAQSLGLSITTVSRALDGYPDVSPATRERVREAAALTGYRPNASARRLRKQRAELVAVTLPSDPGHIGPPHFLDMLSGCAEHLATAGLNLVIAPVPRGESELDMCRRFVDGQRVDAMLLVRTKRRDERVEFLQARGVPFVTNGRTESALPHPYLDGDGFAGFQAASLRFHADGHRRIAHIAGPQDYYFAHVRCMGWQAAMEESGLSSELCAEGAPTEQGGYLAALELLRHPRRPTAIVCATDEMAIGALRALREIEGGETISIVGHDDLPTGAYTSPPLSTMRMAGENLGRSFASLLLRAIAGEPSEELQELHPIEFVDRGSHRRALPNA; translated from the coding sequence GTGTCCAATTTAAAACAGTTGGCCCAGTCGCTCGGCCTGTCGATCACCACGGTATCGCGCGCCCTTGACGGCTATCCGGACGTCTCGCCGGCAACCCGCGAACGCGTACGGGAAGCGGCAGCGCTCACGGGTTATCGCCCCAATGCTTCTGCACGACGCCTTCGCAAACAGCGCGCCGAACTTGTCGCCGTGACACTCCCGAGCGATCCGGGCCATATCGGCCCGCCGCACTTTCTCGATATGCTCTCCGGCTGCGCAGAACATCTTGCGACCGCCGGCCTTAACCTCGTGATTGCCCCTGTGCCGCGCGGCGAGAGCGAGCTCGACATGTGCCGCCGTTTCGTCGACGGGCAAAGGGTCGACGCCATGCTGCTCGTTCGCACGAAACGCAGGGACGAGCGCGTGGAATTTCTGCAGGCGCGGGGCGTTCCGTTCGTCACCAATGGACGGACCGAGTCGGCGTTGCCGCATCCCTATCTCGACGGCGACGGCTTTGCCGGGTTTCAAGCGGCAAGCCTTCGCTTTCATGCCGATGGTCATCGGCGGATCGCTCACATTGCCGGCCCCCAGGATTATTATTTTGCCCATGTCCGCTGCATGGGCTGGCAGGCAGCCATGGAAGAAAGCGGCCTTTCGAGCGAACTTTGCGCCGAAGGCGCGCCGACCGAGCAGGGTGGATACCTGGCGGCGCTGGAATTGCTGCGCCATCCACGCCGGCCAACCGCGATCGTCTGCGCGACAGACGAAATGGCGATCGGCGCCCTGCGGGCGCTCCGTGAGATTGAGGGCGGGGAGACGATCAGCATCGTCGGCCATGACGATCTTCCCACCGGTGCCTATACCAGCCCACCGCTTTCCACCATGCGCATGGCGGGCGAGAACCTGGGCCGCAGCTTTGCCTCGCTGCTGCTTCGCGCCATCGCCGGCGAGCCTTCGGAAGAACTTCAGGAACTGCACCCGATCGAATTCGTCGACCGCGGGAGCCATCGGCGTGCACTGCCAAATGCATAG
- a CDS encoding ABC transporter substrate-binding protein — MKHLASLGILASTVLLAATPVLADTVFLSTQLRPIAEATVVREELLKGVQSPVDYVVEEPPQFAVRMEAERQAGTHTISLVGALHGELSPLADKDGLEPLDDVAKALASKGMPQPLLDLGKLGKSSQQYIPWMQATYVMAARKDALQYLPQGADVNKLTYDQLIEWGKKMQEATGQPQIGFPAGPKGLMSRFFQGYFYPSFTGGVVRPFQSADAAAGWEKLKELWSVVNPNSTNYDFMQEPLLAGEVMVAWDHVARLKEAISSEPDQYVVFPAPAGPKGRGYMPVVAGLAVPKGAPDKAGAIAIIEHLTMPDTQLLTAQKVGFFPTLDAKLPSDIDPGVGLLAAAVNATQTAPDALISLLPVGLGDKGGEFNKVYMDSFQRIILQNEAVGDVLKAQGATLAKLMADTKAPCWAPDAKSDGACPVE, encoded by the coding sequence ATGAAACATCTAGCGTCACTTGGAATTCTGGCATCGACCGTCCTTTTGGCCGCAACGCCGGTGCTTGCCGACACGGTGTTCCTGTCCACGCAACTTCGTCCGATCGCAGAAGCGACAGTGGTTCGCGAAGAACTGCTCAAGGGCGTCCAGAGCCCGGTCGACTACGTAGTCGAGGAGCCGCCGCAATTTGCGGTCCGCATGGAGGCCGAGCGCCAGGCCGGAACGCACACGATCAGCCTTGTCGGCGCCTTGCACGGCGAACTGTCGCCGCTTGCCGACAAGGACGGCCTTGAGCCGCTCGACGACGTCGCCAAGGCGCTCGCCTCGAAAGGCATGCCGCAGCCTCTGCTTGATCTCGGCAAGCTCGGAAAGTCCAGCCAGCAATATATCCCCTGGATGCAGGCGACCTATGTCATGGCCGCCAGGAAGGACGCCCTGCAATATCTTCCCCAGGGCGCGGATGTGAACAAGCTCACCTACGATCAACTGATCGAATGGGGAAAGAAGATGCAGGAAGCCACCGGCCAGCCGCAGATCGGCTTTCCGGCCGGGCCGAAGGGGCTGATGTCCCGCTTTTTCCAGGGTTACTTCTATCCCTCCTTCACAGGCGGCGTCGTGCGGCCCTTCCAAAGTGCTGATGCTGCAGCCGGGTGGGAGAAGCTGAAGGAGCTCTGGTCGGTCGTCAATCCGAACTCCACCAACTACGACTTCATGCAGGAGCCGCTGCTTGCCGGCGAAGTCATGGTCGCCTGGGATCACGTCGCCCGCCTCAAGGAGGCGATCTCCTCCGAGCCTGATCAATATGTCGTCTTCCCGGCTCCCGCCGGGCCGAAAGGCCGCGGTTACATGCCCGTTGTCGCCGGCCTCGCCGTTCCGAAGGGGGCACCTGACAAGGCAGGCGCGATCGCCATCATCGAACACCTGACGATGCCCGATACGCAATTGCTGACAGCGCAGAAGGTGGGGTTCTTTCCGACGCTCGACGCCAAGCTTCCTTCCGATATCGATCCTGGAGTAGGCTTGCTCGCGGCTGCCGTCAACGCAACCCAGACCGCGCCGGACGCGCTGATTTCGCTGCTTCCCGTCGGCCTCGGCGACAAGGGCGGCGAGTTCAACAAGGTCTATATGGACAGCTTCCAGCGGATCATCCTGCAGAACGAAGCCGTCGGCGACGTCCTGAAGGCGCAAGGCGCAACGCTTGCAAAGCTGATGGCCGATACGAAGGCCCCGTGCTGGGCGCCGGACGCCAAGAGCGACGGAGCCTGCCCGGTCGAATAA
- a CDS encoding sulfatase-like hydrolase/transferase codes for MSASPNVIVFFTDQQRWDTVGLHGHPMKLTPNFDRLAEAGMFVPNSFTCQPVCGPARSALQTGLYPTTTGCFRNSIPLPSGQKTLAHWFRQGGYETGYIGKWHLSGSEPVPASERGGYQYWLASNILEFTSYAYDTVVFNGKDERVRLPGYRVDALTDAAIRFVAADREKPYFLFLSFIEPHQQNEFDSYPAPIGYEERIRKQMELPPDLAALGGSSSEHYAGYLGMIQRLDEALGRLTDALTSLGQLENTIILFTSDHGCHFKTRNNEYKRSCHEASIRVPTFFHGPGFMGRGGHQGLVSLIDLPPTLLAAAGLQVPALMQGRSILDQQGAGEEDVLVQISEHHVGRALRTRRWKYEVTAPDLSGWNDMASAHYVETHLYDLENDPYELEDLCGRDGYEDIRKRLRERLLKRIVAAGERCPRITAT; via the coding sequence ATGAGTGCTTCTCCCAACGTCATCGTCTTTTTCACCGACCAACAACGCTGGGATACGGTCGGGCTTCACGGTCATCCAATGAAGCTGACGCCAAATTTCGACCGCCTTGCCGAAGCCGGGATGTTCGTGCCGAATTCTTTCACCTGCCAGCCGGTGTGCGGACCGGCGCGCTCGGCGCTGCAGACGGGCCTTTACCCCACGACGACGGGATGCTTCCGCAACAGCATTCCCTTGCCGAGTGGCCAGAAGACGCTCGCACACTGGTTCCGCCAAGGGGGCTACGAGACCGGCTATATCGGCAAATGGCATCTTTCAGGCAGCGAGCCGGTGCCTGCGTCTGAACGCGGCGGCTACCAATATTGGCTGGCGTCCAACATTCTCGAATTCACGTCATATGCCTACGATACAGTCGTCTTCAACGGCAAGGACGAGCGCGTCAGGCTTCCCGGCTACCGTGTCGACGCCCTGACTGACGCAGCGATCCGCTTTGTGGCGGCCGACCGTGAAAAGCCATACTTTCTTTTCCTGTCCTTCATCGAGCCGCACCAGCAGAATGAATTCGACAGCTATCCTGCGCCGATCGGCTACGAGGAGCGGATTCGAAAACAAATGGAATTGCCGCCTGATCTTGCGGCCCTTGGCGGATCCTCGAGTGAGCACTATGCGGGCTATCTCGGAATGATCCAGCGCCTGGACGAGGCGCTTGGACGACTGACGGATGCATTGACAAGCCTCGGCCAGCTCGAAAACACGATCATTCTCTTCACCTCGGACCACGGCTGTCATTTCAAGACACGCAACAACGAATACAAGCGCTCGTGTCACGAGGCGTCGATACGGGTGCCGACTTTCTTTCATGGGCCCGGGTTCATGGGGCGGGGAGGCCATCAGGGTCTGGTCAGCCTGATCGACCTGCCGCCAACACTTCTTGCGGCGGCCGGATTGCAGGTGCCCGCTTTAATGCAGGGAAGGTCAATCCTCGATCAACAGGGTGCTGGCGAAGAAGACGTGCTTGTGCAGATCAGCGAGCATCATGTGGGCAGGGCACTGCGGACGCGAAGATGGAAATACGAGGTCACCGCACCGGATCTCAGCGGTTGGAACGACATGGCGAGCGCCCACTATGTCGAGACACATCTCTACGACCTTGAAAACGACCCTTACGAGCTGGAAGATCTCTGTGGCCGGGATGGCTATGAGGATATAAGGAAGCGGCTGCGCGAGCGGCTTCTGAAGCGCATCGTTGCGGCCGGCGAGAGATGTCCTAGGATTACGGCGACTTGA
- a CDS encoding LacI family DNA-binding transcriptional regulator — protein sequence MSSENMRDGERLAARTERSATVADVARLADVSTAAVSFYFSSRQEHLKRVGPEARERIRAAVEELGYIQNKTARHLRRQQSERICIVLPKLGIPYADKMVHDLGSVAAQQGLLPIVLTGSTIGAVQKILGEVEAGLADGVIAEVGFLTEEQVEQTFAPFNRPCLVIHPTAQPRSYSVLNSGLIDALECAFDDLLHKGHRDFAYIQNAEMQHNPRISALKARAVRAGLSVLITTMVGADAREATAGCARNIAEMAKRPTAVLLDSDYTAVTLIEEFARLGIQVPSEIAVVGCGNAEEGFYCNPRLTTIGPEWLSLLEAGQHLIDSLSAQKPLEAKAFYTPWRFIVRESA from the coding sequence ATGAGCAGTGAAAACATGCGTGACGGCGAAAGGCTGGCGGCCAGAACCGAACGATCCGCGACCGTTGCCGACGTTGCTCGACTTGCCGACGTATCCACGGCCGCCGTTTCCTTCTATTTCAGCAGCCGCCAGGAACATTTAAAGCGCGTTGGACCGGAAGCACGCGAGCGCATCCGCGCCGCCGTCGAAGAACTGGGGTACATCCAGAACAAAACCGCCCGCCATTTGCGTCGCCAGCAGAGTGAACGCATTTGCATTGTCCTGCCGAAGCTCGGAATACCCTATGCCGACAAGATGGTTCACGATCTCGGATCGGTGGCTGCGCAGCAGGGATTGCTGCCGATTGTCTTGACGGGCTCCACGATCGGTGCAGTCCAGAAGATCCTGGGGGAGGTTGAAGCGGGTCTTGCCGATGGTGTGATCGCTGAAGTCGGTTTTCTCACCGAAGAGCAGGTCGAGCAGACATTTGCGCCATTCAATCGACCCTGTCTCGTCATCCATCCCACAGCACAACCGCGATCCTATTCTGTTCTTAACAGCGGCTTGATCGACGCGCTTGAGTGTGCTTTCGACGATCTTCTGCACAAAGGACATCGCGATTTCGCCTACATTCAAAACGCCGAAATGCAGCACAATCCGCGAATTTCTGCGCTGAAGGCGCGTGCGGTGAGGGCAGGTCTGTCAGTGCTGATTACCACAATGGTGGGCGCAGATGCGCGTGAGGCTACCGCTGGGTGCGCGCGAAATATCGCTGAAATGGCAAAGCGGCCGACAGCGGTCTTGCTCGACTCCGACTACACGGCTGTGACACTGATCGAGGAGTTTGCTCGCCTCGGCATTCAGGTGCCCAGCGAAATTGCCGTCGTAGGGTGTGGCAATGCCGAGGAGGGCTTTTACTGCAATCCCCGCTTGACGACCATCGGCCCGGAATGGCTTTCGCTACTTGAAGCTGGCCAGCACCTCATTGACAGTCTCTCCGCGCAGAAGCCCTTGGAAGCGAAGGCGTTCTATACACCTTGGCGGTTCATCGTGCGAGAGAGCGCGTGA
- a CDS encoding carbohydrate ABC transporter permease produces the protein MSTGSSHRAPLAVFAVYGTLGFFVILALFPFLYMISLSLQTDADLFSGVPMLVPSVLQFSNYVAIWEKAPFARFILNSFIIAGGITALHLFFDPLVGYVFAKMEFPGKRAMFAALLSTLMLPFFIRMIPLYILTAKMGWLNTYQGLIMPFAMSAYGIFLMRQFIRPIPSDLLDAARLDGASEWRIYRSVVLPQLGAPMATLGLLTFVFQFNEFLWPLVVVSSVEMRPITTGLTLFNSEFFTQWNLTATGGVILFLPSLLLFVFMQRYFVRSVMMSGMK, from the coding sequence ATGTCGACCGGCTCCTCCCACCGCGCCCCACTTGCCGTCTTTGCCGTCTACGGCACCCTCGGGTTCTTTGTCATCCTTGCGCTCTTTCCATTCTTGTACATGATCTCTCTATCGCTGCAGACTGACGCCGATCTCTTCAGCGGCGTGCCGATGCTGGTCCCCTCGGTGCTGCAGTTTTCGAACTACGTGGCAATCTGGGAGAAGGCGCCGTTTGCCCGGTTCATACTCAACAGTTTCATCATCGCCGGCGGCATAACTGCGCTCCACCTCTTCTTCGATCCGCTCGTCGGCTACGTGTTTGCAAAGATGGAGTTTCCGGGAAAGCGGGCAATGTTTGCAGCACTGCTCTCCACGCTGATGCTGCCCTTCTTCATCCGGATGATCCCGCTTTACATTCTGACCGCAAAAATGGGCTGGCTGAATACCTATCAGGGTCTCATCATGCCGTTCGCCATGAGCGCCTACGGAATTTTCCTCATGCGGCAATTTATCCGGCCAATTCCGAGCGACCTTCTTGATGCTGCGCGTCTCGACGGTGCCTCGGAGTGGCGCATTTATCGATCGGTTGTCTTGCCGCAGCTTGGCGCACCGATGGCAACGCTTGGCCTGCTGACCTTCGTGTTCCAGTTCAATGAATTTCTCTGGCCCTTGGTGGTTGTAAGCTCGGTCGAGATGCGGCCGATTACGACAGGGCTGACGTTGTTCAATTCGGAGTTCTTCACACAATGGAATCTGACGGCAACGGGCGGGGTGATCCTGTTTCTCCCCAGCCTCCTGCTGTTTGTGTTCATGCAACGCTATTTCGTGCGCTCGGTGATGATGTCCGGAATGAAATAA
- a CDS encoding ABC transporter substrate-binding protein translates to MKLADRLSRCIAVALCLYGVGGAARAETLKVYWNAGHAYQAYADVIKKFESDHPGWTVEWGRFQWPDMRTKLVADLSVGNAPDLVAEPGGWVPEFALQGMITPLNDFVAKDGKDLGYPQDWQDFSVDRNTIDGKYYGIQLHLTCATLVYNVDMLKEAGFHKPPTNWQEFRKVAIATSKRGKFGFAPNQVATYYTPWIYQNGGALYDSAANKVAFDSPQSAQAIQFVADLIHKDKAAPLPVAGADYEGPQKLFTAGRAAMILTGPWDVSPIKTGNPKLNWDVAPSLTEKQQATMSGGVSLFIPKTAKHPAEAWDLLKRFVTLETELAASLPNGMTMPRKSWAADPKVKADPVLGKFSQCLPYAVDSSAKLSLTGKNAAVQDLFKAAIQDILYNDKPAQEVLSDYAGRANAALGHK, encoded by the coding sequence ATGAAACTTGCCGATCGATTGAGCCGTTGCATTGCCGTTGCGTTGTGCCTGTATGGAGTTGGAGGCGCTGCTCGGGCCGAAACGCTTAAGGTTTATTGGAACGCTGGCCATGCCTACCAAGCCTATGCCGACGTCATCAAAAAATTCGAGTCAGACCACCCCGGCTGGACGGTCGAATGGGGTCGCTTCCAATGGCCGGACATGCGCACCAAGCTGGTGGCCGACCTTTCGGTTGGAAATGCGCCGGACCTCGTTGCCGAACCTGGTGGCTGGGTACCCGAATTCGCTTTGCAGGGCATGATTACGCCGCTCAACGACTTTGTCGCAAAAGACGGCAAAGACTTGGGTTATCCACAGGACTGGCAGGATTTCTCGGTCGACCGGAACACGATCGACGGCAAGTACTATGGCATCCAATTACACCTGACCTGTGCGACGCTGGTCTATAATGTGGACATGTTGAAGGAAGCCGGCTTCCACAAGCCGCCGACCAATTGGCAGGAATTCCGCAAGGTCGCGATTGCAACCAGCAAGCGTGGAAAATTCGGATTTGCTCCCAACCAGGTTGCAACATACTACACGCCATGGATTTACCAGAATGGCGGCGCTTTATATGACTCGGCGGCTAACAAGGTCGCTTTCGACAGCCCGCAGTCCGCACAGGCGATCCAGTTTGTGGCCGACCTCATCCACAAGGACAAAGCCGCACCTTTGCCGGTGGCGGGTGCCGACTACGAAGGCCCGCAGAAGCTCTTTACGGCTGGCCGGGCTGCGATGATCCTAACGGGTCCATGGGACGTCAGCCCGATCAAAACGGGCAATCCCAAACTGAACTGGGACGTCGCACCGTCGCTGACGGAAAAGCAGCAGGCGACGATGTCCGGTGGCGTGAGCCTTTTCATCCCCAAGACGGCCAAGCATCCAGCCGAAGCGTGGGACCTGCTCAAACGGTTCGTTACGCTTGAGACGGAACTTGCAGCCTCGTTGCCCAACGGCATGACCATGCCGCGCAAATCCTGGGCTGCGGATCCGAAAGTCAAGGCAGATCCTGTGCTCGGAAAATTCAGCCAATGCCTGCCTTACGCCGTAGATTCATCCGCCAAGCTTTCGCTGACCGGCAAGAATGCTGCCGTACAGGATCTTTTCAAGGCGGCCATCCAGGACATCCTCTATAACGACAAGCCTGCGCAGGAGGTTCTCTCCGACTATGCGGGCCGGGCAAACGCCGCACTCGGGCATAAGTAA
- a CDS encoding carbohydrate ABC transporter permease encodes MRLLNSRKAREAGFAYIVLLPAIAYFLVYFFYPIGVELWASFFRGQPLIGQSEFAGFENYRQALMDPRVRAAFGRTIVFATLGTFCTLVPALFLAAILSGPIKAATTIRAIIFFPYIISFVIVALMWKSLLDPYTGMLNVLLSFLDLPTQNWLSTPSTALPTIIAITVWKDIGYAMLIYIAAIQGIPKELYEAAEVDGASPAQRFRRITIPLLMPTTLFLAVISMIAHLQDLSAPYLLTGGGPAEATRLYALHVYEVAFLELNIGYASALSFLMFIAILAITFVQFRFLNREVVY; translated from the coding sequence ATGAGGCTGCTTAACAGCCGCAAGGCCCGGGAGGCCGGATTCGCCTACATCGTTCTGCTGCCTGCAATCGCATACTTCCTGGTCTATTTCTTCTATCCGATCGGGGTGGAGCTCTGGGCCAGCTTCTTTCGCGGGCAGCCGCTCATCGGCCAATCTGAATTTGCAGGCTTTGAGAATTATCGCCAGGCTCTGATGGACCCCCGTGTGCGCGCTGCCTTCGGCCGCACCATCGTGTTCGCGACTCTGGGAACATTCTGCACCTTGGTGCCGGCGCTCTTTCTGGCGGCCATTCTCAGCGGCCCAATCAAGGCCGCTACGACCATTCGCGCCATCATCTTCTTCCCCTATATAATCTCCTTCGTGATCGTTGCCCTGATGTGGAAGAGCCTGCTCGATCCCTATACCGGCATGCTGAACGTCTTGCTCTCTTTTCTGGACCTTCCCACGCAGAACTGGCTGAGCACACCATCGACAGCCCTTCCGACAATCATCGCGATCACCGTATGGAAGGACATCGGCTACGCGATGCTGATCTACATCGCCGCCATCCAGGGCATTCCCAAGGAGCTCTACGAGGCTGCCGAGGTCGATGGCGCCTCGCCCGCTCAACGGTTCAGGCGAATTACAATTCCGTTGCTGATGCCGACGACACTCTTTCTTGCCGTTATCAGCATGATCGCACACCTTCAGGATCTTTCTGCACCCTATCTGCTAACGGGCGGCGGTCCAGCAGAGGCGACCCGTCTTTACGCATTGCATGTCTACGAGGTGGCATTCCTGGAGCTAAACATCGGATACGCATCGGCGCTCTCGTTCCTGATGTTCATTGCGATCCTGGCAATCACGTTCGTGCAATTTCGATTCCTGAACCGGGAGGTGGTCTACTGA
- a CDS encoding formylglycine-generating enzyme family protein, with translation MRRALSPVFVDKAQIPGGLVQVGTDRPYLTADGEGPARKLRLKPFLLAKAAVSHSQFADFIAATGYITEAEQLGWSYVFYRHVAPKLATSGVVGAEWWRRVEGACWRAPFGPCSNLEAFKDHPVVHISWRDAAQFAAWVGGRLPSEAEWEHAAKGGLSGAIYPWGDRHPDDDFTPCNIWQGRFPEFDSGVDGYEGLAPSVSFEPNGFGLYNMAGNCWEWTADAFRVRSLRKTSQSLNATALQESRRVLKGGSYLCHASYCHRYRIAARMGSTGDSTTGHIGFRVAFDI, from the coding sequence GTGCGTCGAGCTCTTTCTCCGGTATTTGTCGATAAGGCACAAATTCCAGGTGGGCTCGTGCAGGTCGGGACAGACAGGCCATACCTGACGGCGGACGGGGAAGGCCCTGCCCGGAAGCTGCGGCTCAAGCCGTTCCTGTTGGCCAAGGCAGCTGTCAGCCATTCGCAGTTCGCCGATTTCATTGCGGCCACGGGTTATATCACCGAGGCCGAGCAGTTGGGTTGGTCCTATGTGTTTTATCGGCACGTCGCTCCCAAGCTTGCGACCTCAGGCGTCGTCGGCGCTGAATGGTGGCGGCGGGTCGAGGGCGCATGCTGGCGCGCGCCATTTGGGCCCTGTTCCAATCTCGAGGCATTCAAGGATCATCCTGTCGTTCACATCTCATGGCGGGACGCGGCCCAATTTGCCGCTTGGGTGGGCGGACGGCTTCCGAGCGAAGCCGAATGGGAACACGCAGCCAAGGGCGGACTTAGCGGCGCGATCTACCCGTGGGGCGACCGCCATCCGGATGATGACTTTACCCCCTGTAATATCTGGCAGGGGCGGTTTCCGGAATTCGATAGCGGGGTAGACGGTTACGAGGGGCTCGCACCCTCGGTCTCGTTCGAGCCCAACGGATTTGGACTGTATAATATGGCCGGGAACTGCTGGGAATGGACCGCGGACGCGTTTCGCGTGAGGTCCTTGCGCAAGACCTCGCAGTCTCTAAACGCCACGGCTTTGCAGGAAAGCCGCCGCGTTCTCAAAGGCGGCTCCTACCTCTGCCATGCATCCTATTGCCACCGATACCGCATCGCTGCTCGCATGGGCAGCACCGGTGACTCGACGACCGGACATATTGGCTTCCGGGTCGCTTTTGACATTTGA